The nucleotide window CCCATGGAGATTCCCCAACCTAGTGTAGTGCTGACATCCCAAGAGCGCCCGAGACTTATCGAATTGTTGGTCGAGGGGGCATTTTAGTCTCCAATCATAGAATTTGGCGGATCACACCACTACTCTACCATACTTAAATTTAAAGCCTAATCAACAGATTCGACAAAGGATTCCATATAGATTCAACTACGGTAGATGGATTGATGTTCGGAGGAGATGCAACGAGAGTTCCAATAATCAAAACAGTAAGTGTTGATTGTCCTCACCTTGGGTTGGTCATTGTTCACACAAAAGATCCAGGAAGAATCAATTATAATGAACTTTTACCTCTTGTCCTTAGAGGTATTTAACAGCAATGCCAACTTGATAGATTACATTGTATGATACTTCAAATGCTCTGATGTGCCATACTTACTCGATCACATTAAGAGGTCCAACATGAGAATGATATATCTACCTAAACTCGCTTTTCTATTAGTTCTATTGCCCAACTCATGAAAGAGCTCAAACTTCACTTCCCCAAGAATGTATACCTGTGACCATCAGTGGCAAGGCTCCTTGGACTCAGGTAGAGGGAGGAGGAAACACTCGCAGACTTCATCACTTGATTCACAAGAGAGATCCAATATATGCTAGATGCCCATCTGTCACTCATAATACAGACATTCATGATAACTCAAAGTCCTATTGCCTCTTCTTGTCGTTGATAGAGAGATCACCAGCAACTATACCAAAGACACTTCAAAGGGTCAATCAATACATCATCGAGCCAATGGTCTCAAGTAAGTATAAGGAGTCACACAAGAAGTTAAAGCATAAGTAGTCACAATTAGCCCTGACCTTAAGGTCATTGCGAAGAAGAAATGAATGACCTGAGTTACCTCACCCAGGGTTTGAGTTGCCCTACCTAATTATGACTAGAATTGAAGTTTTTCTACAGGTAAAAAGACAATAAACTCTTAAAAGACCCTTACTCGATGAAAACTCACTTGGTGAAAAGAGACAAGTATAAATACTACCACGTAAAAAGAAAACCTCACAATGGGAGGCATAAGACAAAATATGTATAAGGTGTGTGTGAGTTGAAAAAATATGACCCACGTAATAAAAAACCTACCACATCATGAGGCACCAACCCTTCCATTACTTAAGGTGGGTAGGCCACTGCCCAACGTAGCCTGTTAGCCTAGAGgcctataaattaaaaaaaaaagatataaaggTTAGGTAGCTCGACCCTCACATTCGCCAATGATAGGGAGGTCGAGAAACTTGACCCCTGCTTTCGCCGAGGAAAGGAGATCGGGAAACTCAACCCTCACTTCGTCGAGGTGTGGAGGTCGAGAAACCCAACCCTCGCCTTATGCCGAGGCGTGAAGGTCAAGAAGCTCAACCCTCATCTTCACCAAAGACAAGGAGGTCAGGAAACCCAATGCCCACCTTTGCAAGGCAAGGAGATTAGGAAACTCAACCCCTGCTTTGTTGAGACATGGGGATCGAGAAACCCGACCCCCACTTCGTTGAGGCGTGGAGGTCAGGAAACTTAACCCCTGCCTTATACTAGGGTATGAAGGTTGGGAAGCCTGACTCTCACCTTCACCAAAGATGGGAAGGTCAGGAAACCTGACCCCTGCTTTTGCTAGAGGCGTGAAGGTCAAAAAACTCGACTAAGTCAGGAACAGACGATGATGTTAGGAAACCTAATCCCATCTGACCAAGGTGTGTCCCTCGATAATACAAGAAGTAGGTCGGTGATGAATCCCTACTATTAGCGCTCGAGCACGATGAACTAGATGTGCTACTAAGTCAACAATGGATTGAAGAGGTATAAGCTTGACATGCTAAATGAACTAGAAGCCACACTTCAGACTCCTCTTGTGAGAACCCCAAAGCATACCATGGGGAGGGGGGAGAAATTATATGGAGTACATCATCAACAAATCTTTATCCAACATGTGATCACCACGTGGTGTCCGAGGTGAAAGGAGCAAATGGAGGGCCCCACCACCTGTGCCCATGTAAGCAATGGTCCAAGGTAGACGATTATTAGTTGCCCCACCCTCCTATCGCTCACATGAATAAGAGAACAGTGGGAGGATGTTGAAGGTGATTAAAGGCTATCTTATATATCTTGGGTTGTCAACTTGGACATCAAAAGGATCAAGTTAAAAAACCTCTCCTAACGTCGATCTTCGTATAGTTGGCATATTAAGAGCTCGATGTTTTAATCTCGAAAGTACTTCAAACAACCTTGTGCATATAGGTTTGGATCACATTATGTTGATTAGAAAGTCAATGATTTCTTTTTGCTAATTTTGCTGGTCGTAAcctatttcttaaaaaaaaaattctaaaataatatatttaattttttaaaaacattcaatgatattaaaaaaaaagaagaagttatCATATACTTTTCTGTCTTCGCTCGCTGCACTTTCAGTCAGATTAGCATCACAACTCAGAAATAGAAGTTAAGAACAATAGGAGATATTGTTAATGGACAGAATTCATATATCATAAAACTGCATGATTACAAGTAAATGGCATTCATCCTTTTCTTTCAAGAGACACTTTCAGATTAACATCAGCAACTCAGAAATAGAAGCTAAAATAATGGACAGAATTCATATATCATAAAACTGCATGATTACAAGGAAATAACGttcattcttttatttatttcaagAGACACCAATTCCTACCTTAGAAGATACCTCCGTATCCATAGCTAAAACCATGTTGAGGAGGAAGCGCCACCACGCTCTCCTCCGCCGCCGCAAGGAATCCCCCAACGAAGCCACCTGCAGCCGCGTCCCCCCCCATGACGACGCTCCTTGTCTGCACCTCGATCACCAGCTGATTCACTCTCATCGCCACGTCCCACCGCAGCCGCTCTAGCGCCTCCCGTAGTCTCTCGAGCTCCACCAATCCGATCTCCTCCAGGTTCGCGTCCAACAGGCCAGCCGTGGAACCCCACCGCCCCCTCAAGGCCGCCTCCAGCGCGTCCTTCCTCGCCCTCTCCGCCGCCAGCCGCTCTCCGAGCTCGAGGTACTGCCGGTCGAGCTCGTGGACCAGCGAAGCCCGCGCCGGGACCATCCGGTGGTCTACGACAGGGGTAGGAGTTGGCGCCGCACCGCCGGAGAGGAAGCGGCCGACGACGGAGTCTACGGACGGGTGGCCGAAGGAGAAGGGCTTTCCGGCGGGTGAGAAGACGACGAGGGCGATCTCGGCGCCGCACAGGACGGAGAGCTCGGTGGCCTTCTTGAATAGACCCGCCCGGCGCTTCGAGAAGCAGACCTGCCGGGCCTCCTCGTTTTCGATGCGCTTGATCTCGATCCTTTGGCGCCCCAtgctcgtcttcttcttcctcggcgGTATCATCTTCCGAGTCCACAAGGCACAAGCAGAAGCACGCAAAGCAAAACAAgagagcctctctctctctctctctctctctctgtatatatatatatatatatggcatgaTGGATAATATGAAAGCGTAACATTAGGGGAATATATCAATCGATGTTATTTGGTAATATGGTGAGTTGGCGATTGTAAGATGGAGCGAAATCATCCAATCGAATCAATTAGTAATCAATCAGTATGAAATTAGAATACTTTTAGACCTTAGAGGACATCAAATGATACGTGTTGTGGTAAACAACCTggagccatggcctcggggccgacgtggctcggtccgggtccggatgacgggggatcTTCCCGTGACGGGTTTCGAGTCCGCCGAGATGGTCGcgtgcggtgtccgatcgggacggagTCGCTTGTTCCTCCGAACAGAAACTCTTCGCCTGCGCGTCcggtggggaccttcggcttcgcacctgtataaaggtcgggccggggtgctcggcccgacccctccgacgatcaagtcagatgatgtggagggggtttcagatgaagaaatgTTTTTGTGTCAGTTCCCCCCTCCTCCTGATGAacaagagggtatttatagggaagcttactattgtttgatgtgcccacctacaggggcgggctggtagcgtctgacattactgttggcatggcgtgaagaaccgaaccTGAGTATACGTTAATACGTCTCGACCGGTGTTCTGGTCCATTTGACCGGATGCTATCGCGtcaatcgaggcgtgaggcgtcagcCGAGAATTGATATGTATCGACGGGGAGAATTGAAGCCTTAATCGAGTCCGATTGCAACTGTGACTGACATACATTTACGTAGGACAAGTCGACAACGATATGTCCGCAGCTCACTTCTCTCATGCAGCTTCGATTGTGTGCTTGGCCACCTCGAGGTTTCCGACGTGGATGTCGTCGTCGGAGATGAACTTGCCCCAGAACCAGTGTTTCTTCCAGACGAGGACGATCTCCTCGATGGGCACGTTCTTGGTCTCGGGCAGGAAGAGGGCGACGAAGACTGTCATGATCACCACCCACCCGGCGAAGAAGTAGAAGAGGCCAAACTTTAGGTGGCAGAGCGCTGTGAGGAACACCTGCGCGATGATGAAGGTGAAGAGCATGTTGACGGAGACGGTGATGCTCTGCCCTGCTGACCGGATCTCCAGGGGAAAGATCTCGCTGGGCACCAGCCACCCCAGCGGCCCCCATGACCACGCAAAGGCTGCGACGTAGAAGCAGATGAAGAGCACGATGATGCTGGCGTAGTTGGTCGACATGTCCGTGGCCACCCCGCTGGTCCCGAACTTTAGCGCGATCAGAGTTCCCACCAGCAGCTGCGCCACCGATCATGTCGGGTTGCGCGTCAGTCATTCATGGTCTCTTCGATCTGAGAagtcttgaagaagaagaagaagaagagtgaggGTCACCTGAGACACGAGCATTTGGGTGCCTCCTTGCAGGAAGAGCTTTCGGCGGCCGAGCTTGTCGACCGTGGCGATGGAGACGAAGGTGGCGAACACGTTGACGATGCCGGAGATGACTGCGGACGCGAGGGAGGCCTCGCTGCCGAAGCCGATGGTCTTGAAGAGCACGGGAGCGTAGAACATGATGACGTTGATGCCGGTGAGCTGCTGGAAGGAGGGGATGAGGATGGCCATGCACAGCTGCGGCCGGTATCTGCGCTGCAGTATGTTGGACCAAGGGTGGTCGATGCTCTTGGCCTCCGTGCTAGCGGCGACGAGGTCGCCGTACTCCGCCTGGATGTCCTCGGTGCGGCGGATCTTGCGGAGCATGGCCTTGGCCTCCTCGTCGTAGCCGCGCTCGATGAGCGAGTTGGGAGTGTCGGGCAGGACCAGCGAGCCGACGGTGATGATGACGGCCGGGACCGCCGCGAGCCCGAGGCTGACGCGCCATCCCCAGCCACCGTCGATCGACGCCGTCCCGTAGTTGATGAGGTTGGCGGCGAAGATGCCGATGGTGATCATCAGCTGGAAGCCGATGTTGAGCATGCCCCGAAGCTTCGCGGGCGCCATCTCCGAGAGGTAGAGCGGCACAGACTGCACACCAACACCAAACCACCAAGTCAAGAAGAGTGCATGCAGCTTGCTCTCTGCTTCTCTCATGGCCTCGTCATGGAGTGAGCCCTCGCCTGATTCGCGAAGCCGATGCCGATGCCGAGGAGGACGCGGCCGAGGATGAGCATCAGGACGTTCACGGCGGCGCCATTGATGGCGGAGCCGAGCAGGAAGGTGATCCCACCAGCGAACATGGACCACTTCCTCCCGAACACCCTCGTCACCGTCGACGCAAGGAAGGACGATATCAGCGCCGCCACGTAAAGGGACGACGTGAAGAGTGTCAGCAGCTGGCTGTCGAACTTGCAGTACTGGTTAGTGCTCGAGTCCGCCATCTGTTGCCGGTAAACCGAGGGGAAGAATCTCGAGAGGAACGAGTCCATGGATGTCACTCCACCTTCAAACCTCCCGCATTAGATCACGTCccaaccaaaccaaaccaaatccACGTTACGTCTCGGAGCCAATCGGATCACCTGAAATCCCGATGTCGTAGCCAAAAATGAGGCCGCCGGAGGAGGCGACGAGGCAAGTGAGGAAGACGAAGAGCGTCATCTTCCCGGGGTGTTCCTTGGCGCCGCTCGTGAGCACGATCGTGCCGCTCGCCATTGTCTCTTCGCGGTTCGAGCAAGAGAAAGGAAGGAGATGACGAGGAGAAGAGAGGCTCCTCGATGGGTTTGAGTGGACCGACGGATGCATGCTTATATATAGAGGTGACGACGAGCTAAGTCAGAAGCTGTCGCCATTATCCATCGATCTGTGACATGTCCTAACAATATCGTTCCGCTTCATGGATTTGGTCGTAACTATCCGTCTCTGTCACCCTAAAACGAGATCTATCTTCTTTGCTCGTGGGATTTAGGGTTGCCCTAATTCCAGATGTACAGGTAAATATGTTGCTGCATTTAGGTTTGGATCAGTTTGACAGCTCTTTTTTTTGTACTCATGCATTAATCGAtttgataagatcatttagtctcGTGTTGAACGTGGAATATGGGAACAAGATATATTTTAGAGTTCACATACTCCAAAAGAATAAAACCGTACGAGTATGCCCATCACCCGGATAATTCTTCGTGAGCTTATACACCAATGATCGACCGATCAAATGGTCCCTTATCAGATTAGTATTAGAAGGAGGGTCTAAACCTTTAGGATTGCACCgacaaaatcgtcccttatcatgatTATTATACTTTTAATTCATTTCGATTAAGGATTCAAAATCTCATCTCACACTGAAAAGATTAACATGATGAACTTTGATGTCAAACAATTCCATGGCTGCTTGTTTGTGATCATTCATCCACATATAGACATTGAATGAAGAAGTATCCAAGTTTCAAGCTTATTGAAATTACATTGGATATCAAACCTAAAAGTTCTATGTGGTATTATCACTAAGCAATTTGATTGTATTGATTCTCATATCTCATACTATTATAAACCTATgctaaacaaatattttacttaaTATGATTAGGATTAGGACTAATTGTCCTAAAATTTAACATGCATTGCTTACTAAAACTGGATCAGATTTTGCATACTTCAACATCACCAGTAAAGTAATGTTCTGAATCAAAACTTCCCAGCAATGGCTTCCTCGTGGCACGGCGTTTGACATGAACGAGAGGCACTGTTTTCCGAAACGGAATTGAGTTCTGCGACAGAGCAAAATCAATAGCAGTTAAACATAGGACGAAAGCTGGAGAAAGGAGAAAGGAAGCAGCAGAGTGAGGAAGTGTGCATCCATGCACAGTGCTGCATGTTCTTCAAAATCTGGAGGAGGTGACAGGAGCCAACATCCCGTGCTTGATGCCATTAATGTGCCAATAAATCCATCCGGGAATCACATCCTGCGGCAGGAATGCACCCCCGCTGCTGCAGATTTCCATTAATTCTCCAACCTCCTCCTTGTTTGGTGGTTGCACATTCAATGCGCTTCCATCCCCTTCGTTCTATTAGAGAAGCCTTCGTCACCTTCCTCCGGCACCCCTCTCTCCGCTCCCGTCTCAAGATCTTGAGGTCGGAGGAACGAGATGTTGGCCCGGTTCAATTAGAAAGTAGTGCTTCTGTCTTACTAGAAGTTCTATTGTTTTAATTGAGCCGTGCCAATATCACGTTCGTTGCTCGGAGTGGTATCAGGTAATCtctctatcgcaagctctctccttcCATCAGCATTCTGCATCTTTTTTATCCATTGATGTGAGTGAATATGAATAGCTTGACATGTTCTTGTGCATCACACATTCTTCATGAATTTTTATGTAGAGGGACTAATCATAAGACAGCAAAATGTTTTACCTTTGTTTAATTTCAGAGAGAGATCCATCCTGACTTTTTTTTGGTCTGTTTATGCGAGATGAACACAAAAAACTTGTCGAATGCAACCTAAAGATTCAGTATATCTCTGCTAGTGTTTCCTGCAACCTTTAAGAACAGGTAGGACAAGATCATGTAAGCTGTTTTACTGTGGTTTTTGTACTTGTTTCAGGACAAAGGAAGAAGCTTCATGATGCATAATTGCTTTGCTTGGCTTGACATTATcccagaaagcaaaaaaactggAGCCTTTTGTGTCATTTCCTTGAGCAGTATGCCACAGATTTCTTGAAGTTCTATCAACCATTGTCAACATTTTTTATTTGATGTAGCCAATGCTTGAGTTATTAGGTTGTAATTTTGGCAGCAATGCAAACGTCACAGAAGGCATGAACATTCCATAAATtcttggaatcaaattaggctgaGAAAGATGTAAAGTTTGTCTGAATGAAACACAAAAAACAAGAAGCTGAATAGAGATGGTGAGTCAACTTCAAGTCTTTGATttgtttgcttgcttgcttgctgcaCTTGCCTGATCTCTCAGAACTTGTGTGCTCTGCCGTAAATGCATCAGAGTGGTCTAGTTCGGCGGCCTGATGCCAGGCCGCAGAGCAGTGCGTTCTTCGGGATGGGGTACTCATCTCTCCATGAATTGGCCGGAGAATACACACGGAGGTAAAACTGCTGACCGAGATACTGCCTAACCCAATTCTCTGATCTCACATTCCACATGCCTACATTGTCCAAAGGCATGTATATTGCAGTCCATGATCTCGGATACACCTGAAAAGAGAGAAGTCAGTGCAGGAGAATGCAAATTCTGATGAGCAAATCTACATATTGCATGAAGAAATCGAGGATATGATCTCTAAAACACCAAGATTTTTTGGCTGCATGCATTTTCTTCGAGTCTTGTTCTGCTAGGGAACATGATCAGAGTAGCATTTTGCATCTCAAGTCAAAA belongs to Musa acuminata AAA Group cultivar baxijiao chromosome BXJ3-5, Cavendish_Baxijiao_AAA, whole genome shotgun sequence and includes:
- the LOC135638451 gene encoding agamous-like MADS-box protein AGL61; this encodes MIPPRKKKTSMGRQRIEIKRIENEEARQVCFSKRRAGLFKKATELSVLCGAEIALVVFSPAGKPFSFGHPSVDSVVGRFLSGGAAPTPTPVVDHRMVPARASLVHELDRQYLELGERLAAERARKDALEAALRGRWGSTAGLLDANLEEIGLVELERLREALERLRWDVAMRVNQLVIEVQTRSVVMGGDAAAGGFVGGFLAAAEESVVALPPQHGFSYGYGGIF
- the LOC135638452 gene encoding sugar transport protein MST3-like; this translates as MASGTIVLTSGAKEHPGKMTLFVFLTCLVASSGGLIFGYDIGISGGVTSMDSFLSRFFPSVYRQQMADSSTNQYCKFDSQLLTLFTSSLYVAALISSFLASTVTRVFGRKWSMFAGGITFLLGSAINGAAVNVLMLILGRVLLGIGIGFANQSVPLYLSEMAPAKLRGMLNIGFQLMITIGIFAANLINYGTASIDGGWGWRVSLGLAAVPAVIITVGSLVLPDTPNSLIERGYDEEAKAMLRKIRRTEDIQAEYGDLVAASTEAKSIDHPWSNILQRRYRPQLCMAILIPSFQQLTGINVIMFYAPVLFKTIGFGSEASLASAVISGIVNVFATFVSIATVDKLGRRKLFLQGGTQMLVSQLLVGTLIALKFGTSGVATDMSTNYASIIVLFICFYVAAFAWSWGPLGWLVPSEIFPLEIRSAGQSITVSVNMLFTFIIAQVFLTALCHLKFGLFYFFAGWVVIMTVFVALFLPETKNVPIEEIVLVWKKHWFWGKFISDDDIHVGNLEVAKHTIEAA